One Hordeum vulgare subsp. vulgare chromosome 4H, MorexV3_pseudomolecules_assembly, whole genome shotgun sequence DNA window includes the following coding sequences:
- the LOC123447312 gene encoding shugoshin-1-like isoform X1 encodes MGEKEELQSCRKEEEGIHRPRKLPNLPQSFRLPNPSPSILGDPPSGRPRDRNPMEAAVFAPQQANPAQAAVAQTRMAAMRKLGAASARRKTLCDITNLRRPLEGQQQDGSRCADGVDVDGFARLVKENSDLVKLLEESDKFIESLRLANWQIAQANSQMLAEINLGKDRPVFLLSVIFLMKLKMLQHELTCSRAALKVKSSELEETKKALKSSRHQKQKSANETARHLVADRPAAAAQLKDGDAEPDSDASRATSANKSTCNASANKSTCNASRKRLLRSRSLGPAVAPTKLVAASNERESAQRRKSMRTPQSGGRREDLFEIEDVQFTAGGGDDRKGASWELDSSVQFPRRSSLGRPLRRAAEKVTSYKEMPGNIKLRRP; translated from the exons ATGGGAGAAAAGGAGGAGTTGCAGAGTtgtaggaaagaagaagaaggc ATCCATCGACCGAGAAAGCTCCCAAATCTCCCCCAAAGCTTCCGGCTCCCCAACCCCTCTCCTTCCATTCTTGGAGACCCGCCCTCTGGCCGTCCCCGTGACCGGAATCCCATGGAGGCCGCCGTTTTCGCGCCCCAGCAGGCCAACCCGGCTCAAGCGGCGGTGGCGCAGACCAGGATGGCCGCCATGCGGAAGCTCGGCGCCGCCTCGGCGCGGAGGAAGACGCTCTGCGACATCACCAACCTGAGGCGGCCGCTGGAGGGGCAGCAGCAGGACGGGTCGAGGTGCGCGGACGGCGTGGACGTGGATGGATTCGCGCGGCTGGTCAAG GAGAATTCGGATCTTGTGAAGCTCCTGGAGGAGAGTGA CAAATTCATAGAGAGTCTGCGGCTGGCAAACTGGCAGATTGCGCAGGCTAATTCCCAGATGTTAGCA GAGATAAATCTTGGCAAAGATAGG CCGGTGTTTCTTCTTTCTGTTATCTTTCTGATGAAGCTGAAAATGCTACAACATGAGCTTACGTGCTCGAGAGCTGCCCTCAAAGTAAAATCATCGGAACTTGAG GAGACAAAGAAAGCGTTGAAGAGCAGCAGACACCAGAAACAGAAGAGCGCGAACGAGACGGCGCGACACTTGGTCGCCGATAGACCTGCTGCAGCTGCACAGCTCAAGGATGGAGACGCGGAGCCCGATTCGGATGCATCGCGCGCCACCAGCGCCAACAAGTCTACCTGCAACGCCAGCGCCAACAAGTCTACCTGCAACGCCAGCCGGAAGAGGCTGCTGAGATCCCGAT CTTTGGGACCTGCAGTGGCGCCGACGAAGCTGGTGGCGGCGTCCAATGAAAGGGAGAGCGCACAGAGACG CAAGTCCATGAGAACGCCACAGTCCGGTGGCCGCAGGGAAGACTTGTTTGAGATAGAGGATGTTCAGTTCACCGCCGGCGGTGGAGATGACAGGAAGGGGGCGTCGTGGGAACTGGATTCGTCGGTGCAGTTTCCACGCAGGTCATCGCTGGGGAGGCCGCTCCGGCGGGCCGCAGAGAAGGTCACCTCCTACAAGGAGATGCCTGGCAACATTAAGCTAAGGAGGCCCTAA
- the LOC123447312 gene encoding shugoshin-1-like isoform X2 — translation MGEKEELQSCRKEEEGIHRPRKLPNLPQSFRLPNPSPSILGDPPSGRPRDRNPMEAAVFAPQQANPAQAAVAQTRMAAMRKLGAASARRKTLCDITNLRRPLEGQQQDGSRCADGVDVDGFARLVKENSDLVKLLEESDKFIESLRLANWQIAQANSQMLAEINLGKDRLKMLQHELTCSRAALKVKSSELEETKKALKSSRHQKQKSANETARHLVADRPAAAAQLKDGDAEPDSDASRATSANKSTCNASANKSTCNASRKRLLRSRSLGPAVAPTKLVAASNERESAQRRKSMRTPQSGGRREDLFEIEDVQFTAGGGDDRKGASWELDSSVQFPRRSSLGRPLRRAAEKVTSYKEMPGNIKLRRP, via the exons ATGGGAGAAAAGGAGGAGTTGCAGAGTtgtaggaaagaagaagaaggc ATCCATCGACCGAGAAAGCTCCCAAATCTCCCCCAAAGCTTCCGGCTCCCCAACCCCTCTCCTTCCATTCTTGGAGACCCGCCCTCTGGCCGTCCCCGTGACCGGAATCCCATGGAGGCCGCCGTTTTCGCGCCCCAGCAGGCCAACCCGGCTCAAGCGGCGGTGGCGCAGACCAGGATGGCCGCCATGCGGAAGCTCGGCGCCGCCTCGGCGCGGAGGAAGACGCTCTGCGACATCACCAACCTGAGGCGGCCGCTGGAGGGGCAGCAGCAGGACGGGTCGAGGTGCGCGGACGGCGTGGACGTGGATGGATTCGCGCGGCTGGTCAAG GAGAATTCGGATCTTGTGAAGCTCCTGGAGGAGAGTGA CAAATTCATAGAGAGTCTGCGGCTGGCAAACTGGCAGATTGCGCAGGCTAATTCCCAGATGTTAGCA GAGATAAATCTTGGCAAAGATAGG CTGAAAATGCTACAACATGAGCTTACGTGCTCGAGAGCTGCCCTCAAAGTAAAATCATCGGAACTTGAG GAGACAAAGAAAGCGTTGAAGAGCAGCAGACACCAGAAACAGAAGAGCGCGAACGAGACGGCGCGACACTTGGTCGCCGATAGACCTGCTGCAGCTGCACAGCTCAAGGATGGAGACGCGGAGCCCGATTCGGATGCATCGCGCGCCACCAGCGCCAACAAGTCTACCTGCAACGCCAGCGCCAACAAGTCTACCTGCAACGCCAGCCGGAAGAGGCTGCTGAGATCCCGAT CTTTGGGACCTGCAGTGGCGCCGACGAAGCTGGTGGCGGCGTCCAATGAAAGGGAGAGCGCACAGAGACG CAAGTCCATGAGAACGCCACAGTCCGGTGGCCGCAGGGAAGACTTGTTTGAGATAGAGGATGTTCAGTTCACCGCCGGCGGTGGAGATGACAGGAAGGGGGCGTCGTGGGAACTGGATTCGTCGGTGCAGTTTCCACGCAGGTCATCGCTGGGGAGGCCGCTCCGGCGGGCCGCAGAGAAGGTCACCTCCTACAAGGAGATGCCTGGCAACATTAAGCTAAGGAGGCCCTAA